The Deltaproteobacteria bacterium DNA window CTTATGCCCGCGTTCCCCTGATCGAACGGGGCGATCGCGTCGTCTTTTTGGGTGACGTGGCTGAGATCGTGGACGGGCATGAGGAGGACATATCCTACTCCCGGGTCCAGGGCCAGTCCTCGGTCTCCATCGCGGTCAAGAAAAGACCGGGCACCAATATCCTTGAAACGGCGCAAAAAATTCGTGACAGGGTCAAGGAGCTGGAAAAGACGTTCCCGGTCGGCGTGTACTCGGTTGTAACCGCGGATCAGTCTAAATACATCAAGCAGGGTTTTAAGGCCATGACCAATTCGGCCCTCTCGGGCCTGGTGGTCGTGATTATCGTGCTTTATTTTGCCTTGGGGCTTCGCAACTCGATCATCACCTCCCTCGCCATCCCGCTTTCCCTGTTAATCACCTTCATCCTCTTGAATATCTTCGGCCTGAGCAACAACGATATGGTCCGGTTCTCCCTGGTGCTGTGTATCGGTCTTCTGGTGGACAACGCCATCATCGTCGTGGAAAGCGCCTACTACCATTATCAACTGGGCAAGGACCGCCTGACCGCCGTTATTGACGGCGTCTCTGAGATCGCGCTTCCGGTCATCTCCGCCACCCTGACCACCATCGCCGCCTTCCTGCCCATGCTCCTCATGAGCGGCATGATGGGAAAGTTCATGGGCTTCATGCCCAAGACAGTGGCCATCGCCCTTTTTTCCTCCCTGATCGTGGCCCTTGTTTCCAATCCACTGATCCTGTCCCGCTTCATGAAACAGACCGTTAAAAAAGGGAAAGTGGTCCGGCCGGAGGAGGACCTCAAGCGCTTGAAGGCCTTCTATGTTCGCTTCGTGGTCCTGGCCTTAAATCACCGCCTCGCTGTGGTGCTGCTGGTGATCCTGGCCCTGGCCTCCGTAGCCGCCGTCTTCGGCTTAAAGATCATCAAGCTCGAAATGTTCCCTGAGGCGGACTTTGATTATATCTATATCACCATCAATACGCCTCCGGGAACAGAGGTGGATGTCACCGATAATATCGCCCGGCAGGTGGAAAAGATTGTCAATGAGCACGTCTCAGAAGCGGTGCGGGTCGTCTCCACCATCGGACACAGGGGACAGAGCGCCTTTGAATTCTCCTTTGGCGGAACCCAGTCCAATTTTGCCGAGATCACGGTCGAACTGCTGGACAGCAAGGAATTCAAACGGCTCTCAGACAAAGAAATCAAGCAGCGCCTCAGACCCATGCTGGACCCCATCGCCGGGGCCGATATACGATACAGGCCGATTCGATGGGGACCGCCGACCGGCAGTCCCATTAACCTCAAGATCTTTGGCAATAACCTGACCACCCTTCAACGGATCAGCACGGAGGTGAAAGAAATTCTGGCGCAGATACCCGGGGCGGTGGAGATAAAGGATGACTTCACAAATGCCGCTCCCGAGCTTAAAGTTGAGGTGGATCGAAGGGCGGCCGCCGCCCTGGCTGTACCCCTGACCGCGGTGTCCCAGAGCCTGCGGGGGGCCACGGCCGGGCTGAAGATAAAGGAGTTCCGGGACGAAGAGGATATTTCCAAAAAGTACGACCTCATGGTGAGGTTCTCCCCGGAGTCCAGGTCCAGCGTGGAGATGCTGGATAAAATCCGGGTTCGATCCCTGAGCGGGAACCTGGTGCCTCTGTCCAACTTCACCAGAGTGACCCAGGGGCCTGGCATAAACGTCCTGCGCCATATTGACCGCCAGCGGGTCGTGAGGATCACCGCCCAGAACCAGGATCGTTCCGCGGTGGAGATTACCCGGGACCTGCAGGCCAGGCTGGCTGGCTATAAACTGCCTTTTGGGTATTCTTTCTCATACGCCGGTGATATTACCGAAACCGAGGAGTCATTTGCCAGCCTCAGGCTGGCCTATATAGTGGCCTTTATCATTATCCTGACCATCCTGGTGGCCCAGTTCAATTCCTTCTTTCAACCCTTTGCCATTATGGTCGCCCTGCCTCTTTCCATAGTCGGGGCCGTGGTCGGGCTCCTGGTTACAGGTAACAACTTTTCGATCATGAGTTTTATCGGCCTGGTCGGCCTGACCGGAATCGTGGTCAATGACTCCATCATCCTGGTGGACCGCACGAACCGCAAGCGCCGGGAAGGCAATGGTGTGTATGAGGCTATCATGACCGCCGGTCAGGATCGCCTGCGGCCCATTATCTCCACAACCCTGACCACCATGGGCGGGCTGGCCACTCTGACCATTACGGACAAAATGTGGGAAGGCCTGGGCGTGGTCATCATTTTTGGCATCGCCTTTGCCACTCTCCTGACCCTGGTGGTGGTCCCGGTCATGTACACGCTTTTTGACGGCTTTGGTTATCACATGGCCTCTGCCTTCAGAGGGCCGCGCTGGCGGGAAGCTCCTGCTGGCCGGACCTTCTTTCTGTCGCGCCGCCGGTGGTCGCGGACCAAGGCCGGTTTCATTCTCCTTGTCCAGGTCGCGGTGTTGGCGGCCGGCTTCTTTTATGCGTTTCCCTGGTTCGTGGAGAAATACCAGGCTGAGGTTATCCAGGCCCCAACCCTGCTCAAGCTGGTTCTCGAAGCCGCGGTCGTTTACGTCACCCTGAGCCTTGAGGCCGCGGGTCTTGTTCTGGTCCTTCTGACTCCAACCTGGCTGGGCCTGCTCTATCTCATGTGGCTGAGGAGCAGCGAAGGGTACTACGTTGAGATCACTCCTGAAGGCATGACCGTGACTTCGCCCGTGGAGAAGCTGTTCCTGCCTCGCGACAGAATAAAAAAAGTACGGTATTCTCACCTCACCGGCCGACTGATCGTTAAGGCCGGCCCCAGGCGATTCCGGTTCAGGGACGTGGTCGAAGCGCAGCCTATTCTGGACAGGGTTCCTCTTTGGTCCTGGCTCAACTTGTCAAAACCCAGCCGCCGACAGGTGCGAGAAGGGCTGAAGACCCTGCGCCTGGCCCTGGAAGGCGTTATGGTTGCTGGACAGCCTGGCAAAGCGATGAGCTCGAACTGAGAATGAGGCTAGCCGGTCGCTCTTCCTGCTAACCTCCGAGGCTGGTGAACATCTGGCGACTTTGGACCAGCGCCCGCGTTGCACCAGGATTAATTTATCATTTGAAAAAACCCGAAAAAGAGCAGGGTGCATAACAGGAATACCGCGGCCGGGCCTGCCAGAAGATTATAGCATTTGAGCATGTTCGCATTGAAGTAGTCCCGGGTCACCAGGAAGCAGAGGTGGACCGGCGAAAGCATCATACCCATGAATCCGAAGGCATAGGCCAGAAAGGCATGGGCCATGTAGTCCATCCCCTGGTAATGGGCCAGCAAAGGCACGATCAGGGGAAAGGAGGCGCCGACAAACCCGATAGAGATGCCGGTGATGAACCCGGACAAAAAGGGCATGAGCAGGACGACCAGCAGGGGCGGGATGCCGTATTGAATCATCTCGGCGTGAATCTGATCCACGGCCCGGCTTTCGACCAGCACCCCTTTAAAGGCCATGATGCCCAGGATGAGAAAGAGCATGGGCGGGATGGACCGGTTCATAACGGCCCTCAGTACCTGGCCGGCCGGGATGCGGTTCTGACCGATGACCCAGGCCAGGCCGAGGACCAGGCCGAGGAAAACCGAGGTCAGGGGAGGCAGGTGCAGGCCGGTGCTCAGTTCTATGAGGGCCACCCCTGGAACAGCCAGTACCACCAGAAGAATCGGGGAAACTTCTTTCAGAAATACCCGCCAGGCGTTTGAATTATCGTTCCTTTTCCGGCCGGAAGGGTTGACTTTGGGTATGCGCCGCAGGAGGAAAATGAATCCGGCGCCGATGGCGAACAAGGTCAGGGGAGATTGAAACATAATAAACCGCCAGGTCTGAACCTCCAGCAGGCCGACGGCCAGAATTACGCCCGGATAAAGGGGCCACCAGTATTCCCAGATATGACGGAACCAGTAGTTGATAGCTGTCTTCAGATTGGCGTCCAGTTCAGACTCCTGGCTGACGGCCTGGACCATGGGTGCGGAAAACAGCGCACCGCCGGGCATGGGTAAGAGGCCAATCATGGCCGGCATGACGGCCGTCACAATTCTAGCATTGTGAGTGACTTTCGTAAAGCTGGTGACCATACGGTCCAGCTGGCCGGAGTCGCTCATGAGCCGGCTCAGCACCAGGATGAGGGCCACGATCATAAGCAGGGAGAAGACCATGGAGTTTGCCAGGCTTTTTAGTACGGTCGTCAGAATGACTGATGGCCAAAGGTCCATAAGCAGTCCCAGGACCACGCCCCCCAGGAAGAGACCCAGGCTCAGGTGAATCTTGAGCCGATGAGTGGCCAGGATCAGACCGAAGGCCAGAGAGACCTTGACGAGTGCGGGAAGGTCACTGAAAATCAGCATGGCCGATACTAAAGTTTCGATCTAATATATGTCAAGAGGATATCGGTTGATTTGGTGGTGATTATCCTTGAATTTTTCTTTTTTTTCTGCTAGCGTGAGATTATTAATCTTGGAGCTTACTTCGGCCGACTTAGATAGTGATACTGTCCAATTTTTATGGAGTCAGGTGCCATGTTAATTGATCCATTATTAGGAGTTTTTTCCAATGACCTAGCCGTTGATCTGGGCACAGCCAATACCCTGGTTTACGTCAAAGGTAGGGGTATTGTCCTGTGTGAGCCTTCAGTTGTAGCCGTACGGAATGACGCCCGGGGCGGGAAAAGGGTCTTGGCCGTGGGGACAGAGGCCAAGAAGATGGTTGGTCGAACACCGGGCAACATCGTCGCCATTCGTCCCATCAAGGACGGGGTTATCGCTGATTTCGAGATCACCGAGGCCATGCTCAGACACTTTATTCGTATGGTTCACAACCGGCGCACCCTGGTCCGGCCGCGGGTTATCGTCTGTGTCCCTTCCGGTATCACTCAGGTGGAAAAAAGGGCGGTGCGGGAATCGGCTGAATCGGCCGGAGCGAGAGAGGTTTATCTTATCGAGGAGCCCATGGCCGCGGCTATCGGCGCCGGCCTCCCGGTTACAGAGGCCACCTCGAATATGATCGTTGACATCGGCGGCGGCACGACCGAGGTTGCGGTTATTTCCTTGGCAGGCATCGTCTTCTCAAAGTCCGTCCGGGTCGGGGGCGATAAAATGGACGAGGCCATCATCCAGCATATAAAACGCCAATATAACCTTCTCATTGGCGAACGCTCGGCTGAAAGGATCAAGATGACCATTGGAGTGGCCTATCCAGGCAAGGAAGTCGCGACCTACGACGTTAAGGGCCGTGACCTGGTCAGCGGCATTCCCAAGACGATCACCATTGATTCAGAGGAGGTCCGCAAGTCTATCACCGAGCAAATTGATACCATCGTCGAGGTCGTACGTATTGCCTTGGAGCAGACCCCGCCCGAGCTGGCGGCTGATATTGTAGATAAGGGTATCGTTCTGACCGGAGGTGTAGCCTTGCTCGGGAATCTAGACGTGCTTCTGCGTGAACAGACCGACCTGCCGATTACAATCACCGAAGATCCCCTCTCGACCGTGGTCCTGGGCTCGGGCAAGGCCCTGGATAATCTGGCCATCCTCAAGGAGGTTATGGTCAAATAAGAAATCCCGGCTGTCTTTCCTGAAGCTGGCGTAAATCGGAAGGCGTTGAGTCTTGTTTTATGTCACGGTTTTGGCGTCCGATTCTCCTGATAACCCTTCTCGTGCTTTTTTTGTCCATTTTCATTCGCTGGGCTGGAGGGCAGAAGAACGTTTTCCAGCCAAGAAGCCTGACCCTGGAGCTAGTCGCGACGTTCCAAAGCATGGTGAGCGTGTCTGCTTCGGCTGTTGAAAATTTCTGGCGAGACTATTTCTATCTCATCAACGCTCAGGAAGAGAATCAGAAACTGCATCAGACCGTGGATCGGCTTCGAGCTCAGATCAACCGCCTTAGAGAGGCCGGTCTGGCCAACCGGCGCCTGAAGCATCTGCTGAATTTCCAGACCTCTCACAACCTGCCGGTGGTCGGGGGGCAGGTCGTGGCGTGGGACCCCAAGGCCTGGTTCAAGACAATCGTCATTGACCGCGGGGAAGCGGATGGGCTGAAGATTAGCATGCCGGTGGTTGCTGATGCAGGGATCGTAGGCCGAATCGTGGGGCTGTCCCCGCATTACGCCAAGGTTCTGCTTTTGATAGACTACAACAGCTCTATAGACACCCTGGTTCAGCGCACGCGCGTGCGGGGCGTCCTTACCGGAAAGTCGGCCAGGATCTGCGAGCTCAAGTATGTGCTCAAGCATGATGATCTGAAAAAAGGCGACGTCCTGATTACTTCAGGTCTGGGGGGCGTTTTCCCCAAAGGTCTGAAGCTGGGGACGGTTACCCGGGTCAGAAAGATGAATCATGGTTTATTTCTGGAGGTTGATGTGGCCCCGGCCGTGGATTTTGACAAGCTGGAAGAGGTAATTGTCATCCTCAAGGAGGATCGCCTGCTTTAATGGAAACACGGGTTCGTGCTCCATCCATCCCTTTGAAAGAGGCCCTGGTTTATCTCTTATTGGGCCTTGCTTTCCTGATTTGCGAAACCACGGTCTGGACCTGGTTGGACCCTGGTCACTTTAGACCCAACCTGCTTCTGATTCTCATCGTTTATTTAGGCATAGCCGTCCCTCTGGCCGCCGGTTTGATCCTGAGCCTGTGTTTTGGGTTTTTAACGGATGCCGCTTCGGGCGGGCCTGCCGGCTTATTTACCATCATCTACCTTTCAATCTTCGCCCTGGCCGTTCTGATTCGCCAGAAGCTGGATCCGGCCGCGGCCCTGTATCAGATGCTGATCATCTTCCTTTTTGCTCTTCTGGCTGAGATTATGGCCTGGAGCATTCTCTCCCTTTACGGCTGGCCGCTCGATGTCATCCTTGCCTCTTCAAGTACCCTGTTTCTGGCGGCTCAAGCGATATCGGTCCTGGTCACGGCCTTGGTCAGCCCGATCTTCTTTAGGTTTTTTGAACTGATCAAATTTACATACGAACAGCAAGCAGGGGAAGAGGTGTGAGCACTTCAAGGAGTCCGTTTTCCGAGGAACCGGAAGACTTCAAATCCCGCCCCGTCCAGTTGACCTTTGTCCTCTTTCTTCTTTTTTTATTCCTTTTGATCCGGTTATGGTACCTGCAGGTCATTAAAGGCCCTGAGTTTCGGATGCTGTCCGAAAGTAACCGCACACGGGTTCAGGATATCCTCCCGACCCGCGGTTTGATTCTGGACCGTCACGGTCAGATTCTGGTGGACAACCATCCGGCCTTTGACCTGGCGGTCGTTCGGGAGGATGTGCCTGATTTTGATTCCTTGAGCACCCGGCTGATCCGTCTTTTAAAACTGCCTCCGGAGGAGCTCCAGGAGAGCTTTGACGCCGCCCGGTCTCAGCCGGCGTTCAAACCGGCTCAAATTCGATCAGACCTGAGCAGGTTTGAACTGGTGGCCCTGGAAACCCACCGCTATGAGCTGCCCGGGATCGTCATCCAGGTCAAACCCCGGCGTAAATACCTGCACGAGGGGCTGGCGGCTCATGTGATCGGCTACCTGGGTGAGGTGAATCCGGACCAGTTAAAGCTGAAAAAATATCGAATTTACCGCATGGGAGACCTCATCGGACAGTACGGCCTTGAGAAGGAACATGAAAAATTTCTCAATGGCAAACGAGGCTGGCGCCTGGTCGAAGTGGCTGCCTCCGGCCGGGTGCTCAAGGTCATCAAACAGGTCCGGCCCGTTCCAGGCCATAATCTCTATCTGACCCTGGACTCCCGGTTGCAGCACGCGGCCGAGCAGGCCCTGCAAGGCAAAGCCGGAGCGATCGTCGCCCTGGACCCCCGTACGGGCGAAATCATGGCCATGGCCTCCTGCCCAACCTTTTCTCAGGAGGATTTCGTCCGGGGAATCACTCCCCAAAAATGGCAAGAACTGGTGAACAATCCCTTGCATCCGCTCGAGAATCGAGCCATCAGCGGGCAGTACATGCCAGGCTCAACCTTTAAAATCGTGGCGGCCGCGGCAGCCCTGGAAGAAGGGATTATAACCCCCGAAACAACGGTGACCTGCACCGGCGGCTACCCCTTTGGCAACCGGGTCTTCCGCTGCTGGCGCAAGGGAGGTCACGGCCGGGTGGCACTGCACCGAGCCCTGGTTGAATCCTGTGACGTCTATTTTTACAATATCGGCCGCCACATAGCCATTGACCGGCTGGCTTATTATTCCAGGGCCCTGGGTCTGGGGCAGAGAACCGATGTTGGCCTGCGCAATGAAAAGCCCGGCCTGGTCCCAACCAGGGCCTGGAAGAAGAAACGCTTTCAGACCCCCTGGTATCAGGGAGAAAATCTTTCGGTAATCATTGGGCAGGGCTATAATCTCGTTACACCCCTGCAAATGGCACGGCTGGTGGCTGCCATGGTCAACGGCGGCATCCTTTACCGGCCATATTTGGTCAAACGAATCACAGATGCCGAGAACAGGGTCATTAAAATCTTTGCCCCAGAGGTTGTTCGGCGCCTGGATTTCAAGCCTGAAACCCTGGCCCTGATCAAGAAGGCCCTTTGCGGAGTGGTAAACGAGCCTCGAGGCACTGGAAGACGGGCACGGTTAAAAAATATAACCGTTGGAGGCAAGACCGGCACCTCCCAGGTGGTGGCCATGGGCAACTCCAGGGTCAAGGAGAAGGACCTGCCTTATGAACATCGCGATCACGCCTGGTTTGTCGCTTTCGCCCCGGTCAAAGAGCCGAGGATTGTCCTAGTCGTAATCGCCGAACACAGCGGTCACGGCGGTTCAGCCGCCGCCCCGCTGGCTAATAAGGTCCTGGAAGTCTTTTTCTCCAAGAAGGCGAAGGAGCAGATAATCGCCGACAGCAAGCCGCCTGGGCGGTGAGAGTGTTAAGAGCAATGCCGTGGTCTTGCGGTTCCTGTAAGGATATAAAGTCATGATGTTTGACCGGCGTCTCATTCAGAACTTTGACTGGATACTTCTCTGCCTGGTCTTGATCCTGGCCGGATTGGGCATCCTGAATCTTTACAGCGCTTCTTCCGGGTTCAAGATCGGCGGCGTGCCGATTTACCTCAAGCAGATTTACTGGCTGTCCCTGGGGATCCCGGCTCTCCTGGTCATGCTCATCTTCGATTACCATCAATTGGAGCGAGCGGCCTACCTGCTTTTCGCCCTCGGCCTTGTCTTGCTGATCCTGGTTTTATTTTCCGGTCGGGCCGTTTCGGGTGCCCAGCGCTGGCTGGACCTGGGGGTTTTTTCCTTCCAACCATCGGAACTGGTAAAGCTTTTCGTGCTGGCAGCCCTGGCGCGCTACTTTTCCCGGCGAGATTATCCGGAAGGCCTGAGACTGAGGGACCTGGCCGTGCCCATGCTCCTGGCCGGACTGCCTTTTTTGCTTATCTTGAAACAGCCGGATCTGGGAACCGCCCTGCATCTGGCTATTGTCTGCTTATCGGTGATTCTTTTCTTGAGGGTGCGCTGGGATGCCCTGCTGATATTATCCTCCGGCGTGGCCGCGGCCCTGCCGTTTATCTGGTCGCTTCTTAAGGCCTATCAAAAACAGAGAATCATGACTTTCCTCAACCCGGCCAAAGACCCTCAGGGAGCCGGGTATCATATTATTCAATCCAAGATTGCGGTTGGTTCTGGTCAGACCTGGGGTAAGGGTTTCATGAAAGGCACGCAAAGCCATCTGCGCTTTCTGCCCGAGCAGCACACGGACTTTGCCTTTTCGGTTTTTGCTGAAGAATGGGGATTTGTGGGCGCTTTTGTCCTTCTGGGCCTGTTTTTCCTTTTTATGATATGGGGGCTTCGGATTGTGAGCCGGTCTCAGGACCGATTCGGGGCCCTGCTCGGCGTGAGCCTGGTGCTCCTTATCTTCTGGCAGGTTTTTTTCAACCTCTGCATGGTCATTGGGTTAATGCCGGTCGTAGGCATCCCCCTGCCATTCATCAGCTACGGGGGTTCCTCCCTGGTAACCATCTTCATCGCCATCGGTCTGCTTCTAAACATCAGTATGCGCCGGTTCATGTTCCAGAAATGACCTTGCCTCCTTTTTCAGAACATGTGAAATTTTTCTTGTTTATACATGATTTGTATGGTAAGTTTTCAGCCTGTTGACTAAATCTCTGTCCCCGGCGGATGATTAGGAGGTCAGACCGTGAGAAGAAAAGGTGCGCTCCGAAGCCTGACATCTGGCAAGGATATCAGCGCTTTTATAGGTTTGGGCACTGAGTTTCAAGGCCAGCTTACCTTTGAGGGCGTGATTCGTCTTGATGGACGGTTTTCCGGTGAAATACATTCCAGTGGCACCCTGATTATAGGCGAGACAGCCCATGTGAATGCGGAAATCAATGTGGAGACCGTTATCGTCAGCGGTGAAGTCCATGGCAATATCAAGGCGAGAAATCGGGTTGAGTTCCATGCCCCGGCCAAGTTCTATGGCAATATTGTCTCCTCGGTCCTGACCATTGATGAAGGCGTGGTCTTTGAAGGGAATTGTGAGATGGCCGAGGTGATCGAAGGTGAGGGTGTGGACAAGACCATTACCCTGATCAGTAAAGAAGGAGAGAGCCAAGCTGATCATGAATTGATTTGAGGTTCTCGCCATCCAACCACCCGTTTCGGGTTCCTGCAGGCGAATCGCCTTTCAGCCTGAAAAATTTTTAAAATTGACATCATTTGGTAAATAAGGTAAAAGACACGAGACAAACCGCGGGGTATCAGGACGCGGCTTTGTAATAAGAACCACGGACACAAGATATCATCCCCAGAGAAAAATTTTTATCGTAAAGACAATCAGTTAGAGGACAAGCCGGCCATGATCGAGATCAATGCTTCACTATTCATTCAGGTGGTCAATTTCCTGCTGATGCTCCTCGTTCTTAACTACCTGCTCTATAGGCCGATTCAGGGGGTACTCAGACAGCGCCGGGAAAAGATTGATGG harbors:
- a CDS encoding polymer-forming cytoskeletal protein; amino-acid sequence: MTSGKDISAFIGLGTEFQGQLTFEGVIRLDGRFSGEIHSSGTLIIGETAHVNAEINVETVIVSGEVHGNIKARNRVEFHAPAKFYGNIVSSVLTIDEGVVFEGNCEMAEVIEGEGVDKTITLISKEGESQADHELI
- a CDS encoding DUF401 family protein, with amino-acid sequence MLIFSDLPALVKVSLAFGLILATHRLKIHLSLGLFLGGVVLGLLMDLWPSVILTTVLKSLANSMVFSLLMIVALILVLSRLMSDSGQLDRMVTSFTKVTHNARIVTAVMPAMIGLLPMPGGALFSAPMVQAVSQESELDANLKTAINYWFRHIWEYWWPLYPGVILAVGLLEVQTWRFIMFQSPLTLFAIGAGFIFLLRRIPKVNPSGRKRNDNSNAWRVFLKEVSPILLVVLAVPGVALIELSTGLHLPPLTSVFLGLVLGLAWVIGQNRIPAGQVLRAVMNRSIPPMLFLILGIMAFKGVLVESRAVDQIHAEMIQYGIPPLLVVLLMPFLSGFITGISIGFVGASFPLIVPLLAHYQGMDYMAHAFLAYAFGFMGMMLSPVHLCFLVTRDYFNANMLKCYNLLAGPAAVFLLCTLLFFGFFQMIN
- the mreD gene encoding rod shape-determining protein MreD is translated as METRVRAPSIPLKEALVYLLLGLAFLICETTVWTWLDPGHFRPNLLLILIVYLGIAVPLAAGLILSLCFGFLTDAASGGPAGLFTIIYLSIFALAVLIRQKLDPAAALYQMLIIFLFALLAEIMAWSILSLYGWPLDVILASSSTLFLAAQAISVLVTALVSPIFFRFFELIKFTYEQQAGEEV
- a CDS encoding rod shape-determining protein is translated as MLIDPLLGVFSNDLAVDLGTANTLVYVKGRGIVLCEPSVVAVRNDARGGKRVLAVGTEAKKMVGRTPGNIVAIRPIKDGVIADFEITEAMLRHFIRMVHNRRTLVRPRVIVCVPSGITQVEKRAVRESAESAGAREVYLIEEPMAAAIGAGLPVTEATSNMIVDIGGGTTEVAVISLAGIVFSKSVRVGGDKMDEAIIQHIKRQYNLLIGERSAERIKMTIGVAYPGKEVATYDVKGRDLVSGIPKTITIDSEEVRKSITEQIDTIVEVVRIALEQTPPELAADIVDKGIVLTGGVALLGNLDVLLREQTDLPITITEDPLSTVVLGSGKALDNLAILKEVMVK
- the mrdA gene encoding penicillin-binding protein 2, coding for MSTSRSPFSEEPEDFKSRPVQLTFVLFLLFLFLLIRLWYLQVIKGPEFRMLSESNRTRVQDILPTRGLILDRHGQILVDNHPAFDLAVVREDVPDFDSLSTRLIRLLKLPPEELQESFDAARSQPAFKPAQIRSDLSRFELVALETHRYELPGIVIQVKPRRKYLHEGLAAHVIGYLGEVNPDQLKLKKYRIYRMGDLIGQYGLEKEHEKFLNGKRGWRLVEVAASGRVLKVIKQVRPVPGHNLYLTLDSRLQHAAEQALQGKAGAIVALDPRTGEIMAMASCPTFSQEDFVRGITPQKWQELVNNPLHPLENRAISGQYMPGSTFKIVAAAAALEEGIITPETTVTCTGGYPFGNRVFRCWRKGGHGRVALHRALVESCDVYFYNIGRHIAIDRLAYYSRALGLGQRTDVGLRNEKPGLVPTRAWKKKRFQTPWYQGENLSVIIGQGYNLVTPLQMARLVAAMVNGGILYRPYLVKRITDAENRVIKIFAPEVVRRLDFKPETLALIKKALCGVVNEPRGTGRRARLKNITVGGKTGTSQVVAMGNSRVKEKDLPYEHRDHAWFVAFAPVKEPRIVLVVIAEHSGHGGSAAAPLANKVLEVFFSKKAKEQIIADSKPPGR
- the rodA gene encoding rod shape-determining protein RodA; translated protein: MFDRRLIQNFDWILLCLVLILAGLGILNLYSASSGFKIGGVPIYLKQIYWLSLGIPALLVMLIFDYHQLERAAYLLFALGLVLLILVLFSGRAVSGAQRWLDLGVFSFQPSELVKLFVLAALARYFSRRDYPEGLRLRDLAVPMLLAGLPFLLILKQPDLGTALHLAIVCLSVILFLRVRWDALLILSSGVAAALPFIWSLLKAYQKQRIMTFLNPAKDPQGAGYHIIQSKIAVGSGQTWGKGFMKGTQSHLRFLPEQHTDFAFSVFAEEWGFVGAFVLLGLFFLFMIWGLRIVSRSQDRFGALLGVSLVLLIFWQVFFNLCMVIGLMPVVGIPLPFISYGGSSLVTIFIAIGLLLNISMRRFMFQK
- the mreC gene encoding rod shape-determining protein MreC, whose protein sequence is MSRFWRPILLITLLVLFLSIFIRWAGGQKNVFQPRSLTLELVATFQSMVSVSASAVENFWRDYFYLINAQEENQKLHQTVDRLRAQINRLREAGLANRRLKHLLNFQTSHNLPVVGGQVVAWDPKAWFKTIVIDRGEADGLKISMPVVADAGIVGRIVGLSPHYAKVLLLIDYNSSIDTLVQRTRVRGVLTGKSARICELKYVLKHDDLKKGDVLITSGLGGVFPKGLKLGTVTRVRKMNHGLFLEVDVAPAVDFDKLEEVIVILKEDRLL
- a CDS encoding efflux RND transporter permease subunit yields the protein MNFIRFIIRYGRIFTLLSVILPVVAGVVAYQNLPKEGNPEIAVPVAIVITPYVGASPNEVESLVTNPLEEAIADISDIKELSSFSASGASIVVVQFDVDADVEEMLQKVRDKVSRARKLLPSGIEEPEVQEINFSEIPIMIVSIVGDLDPIRMKRLAEDVAEEFKLLPEVLDTDVVGGLTREIQIYLDPDRLNQYGLTILDVANAIGKSDISIPGGQITISNRKYVLRTLTEIKEVSAYARVPLIERGDRVVFLGDVAEIVDGHEEDISYSRVQGQSSVSIAVKKRPGTNILETAQKIRDRVKELEKTFPVGVYSVVTADQSKYIKQGFKAMTNSALSGLVVVIIVLYFALGLRNSIITSLAIPLSLLITFILLNIFGLSNNDMVRFSLVLCIGLLVDNAIIVVESAYYHYQLGKDRLTAVIDGVSEIALPVISATLTTIAAFLPMLLMSGMMGKFMGFMPKTVAIALFSSLIVALVSNPLILSRFMKQTVKKGKVVRPEEDLKRLKAFYVRFVVLALNHRLAVVLLVILALASVAAVFGLKIIKLEMFPEADFDYIYITINTPPGTEVDVTDNIARQVEKIVNEHVSEAVRVVSTIGHRGQSAFEFSFGGTQSNFAEITVELLDSKEFKRLSDKEIKQRLRPMLDPIAGADIRYRPIRWGPPTGSPINLKIFGNNLTTLQRISTEVKEILAQIPGAVEIKDDFTNAAPELKVEVDRRAAAALAVPLTAVSQSLRGATAGLKIKEFRDEEDISKKYDLMVRFSPESRSSVEMLDKIRVRSLSGNLVPLSNFTRVTQGPGINVLRHIDRQRVVRITAQNQDRSAVEITRDLQARLAGYKLPFGYSFSYAGDITETEESFASLRLAYIVAFIIILTILVAQFNSFFQPFAIMVALPLSIVGAVVGLLVTGNNFSIMSFIGLVGLTGIVVNDSIILVDRTNRKRREGNGVYEAIMTAGQDRLRPIISTTLTTMGGLATLTITDKMWEGLGVVIIFGIAFATLLTLVVVPVMYTLFDGFGYHMASAFRGPRWREAPAGRTFFLSRRRWSRTKAGFILLVQVAVLAAGFFYAFPWFVEKYQAEVIQAPTLLKLVLEAAVVYVTLSLEAAGLVLVLLTPTWLGLLYLMWLRSSEGYYVEITPEGMTVTSPVEKLFLPRDRIKKVRYSHLTGRLIVKAGPRRFRFRDVVEAQPILDRVPLWSWLNLSKPSRRQVREGLKTLRLALEGVMVAGQPGKAMSSN